From Maritimibacter sp. DP1N21-5, a single genomic window includes:
- a CDS encoding NifU family protein translates to MFIQTESTPNPATLKFLPGQAVLDAGTADFPSADAASASPLARRIFAVDGVTAVFFGTDFVTVTKSDEVDWDHIKPALLGAIMEHYQSGAPVMEGGASAGQKAHADHDGPDGDIVVQIKDLLDTRVRPAVAQDGGDITFHGFDRGVVYLHMQGACAGCPSSTLTLKMGIENLLKHYIPEVTEVRPVAV, encoded by the coding sequence ATGTTCATTCAGACCGAATCCACGCCGAACCCGGCGACCCTGAAATTCCTTCCGGGACAAGCGGTGCTCGATGCCGGCACCGCCGACTTCCCGAGCGCCGACGCCGCATCGGCCAGCCCGCTCGCCCGCCGCATCTTTGCGGTCGATGGCGTGACAGCGGTGTTCTTCGGCACCGACTTCGTCACCGTGACCAAGTCGGACGAGGTCGACTGGGACCACATCAAGCCGGCGCTGCTCGGTGCGATCATGGAGCACTACCAATCCGGCGCGCCGGTGATGGAAGGTGGCGCTTCCGCCGGGCAGAAGGCCCATGCCGATCATGACGGGCCGGATGGCGATATCGTGGTCCAGATCAAGGACCTGCTCGACACCCGCGTGCGTCCCGCCGTGGCGCAGGACGGGGGCGACATCACGTTCCACGGCTTTGACCGGGGCGTGGTCTATCTGCACATGCAGGGCGCCTGTGCTGGATGCCCGTCCTCGACCCTGACCCTGAAGATGGGGATCGAGAACCTGCTCAAGCATTACATCCCGGAAGTGACCGAGGTGCGGCCGGTTGCCGTCTGA
- the tsaB gene encoding tRNA (adenosine(37)-N6)-threonylcarbamoyltransferase complex dimerization subunit type 1 TsaB translates to MPSDPTLLAFDTSAAHCAAALLRDGKVTTRVEEMGKGQAERLMPLLVEVLSEGGLGWADLDGIGVGVGPGNFTGIRISVAAARGLALGLGKPAIGVSTLEAQAHGVARPCRSVTDARRGMVYAQVFPGGVAEMVGADSLPDDLPLAGPLDGAALVTAIAELAARRLDAPEPRPAPLYIRGADAAPPSDPPPVILP, encoded by the coding sequence TTGCCGTCTGATCCGACGCTTCTTGCCTTCGATACATCGGCCGCGCACTGCGCGGCCGCTTTGCTTCGTGATGGCAAGGTGACGACCCGGGTCGAGGAGATGGGCAAGGGGCAGGCGGAGCGGCTGATGCCGCTTCTGGTCGAGGTGCTTTCGGAGGGGGGGCTTGGCTGGGCCGACCTCGACGGGATCGGCGTGGGCGTCGGGCCGGGGAATTTCACCGGGATCCGGATTTCCGTCGCGGCGGCACGCGGGCTTGCGTTGGGGCTTGGAAAGCCGGCGATCGGGGTGTCGACACTCGAGGCACAGGCGCATGGCGTTGCGCGTCCCTGTCGCTCGGTCACCGATGCGCGGCGTGGCATGGTCTATGCGCAGGTCTTTCCGGGCGGCGTGGCGGAAATGGTCGGCGCCGACAGCCTGCCAGACGATCTTCCCCTCGCGGGACCGCTGGACGGCGCCGCTCTGGTCACGGCCATCGCGGAACTTGCGGCTCGGCGTCTCGACGCGCCTGAACCCCGGCCCGCCCCGCTCTATATCCGTGGGGCAGATGCCGCGCCGCCCTCCGATCCGCCCCCGGTCATTCTGCCGTGA
- a CDS encoding GNAT family N-acetyltransferase, translated as MSFESLAAIHAGAFPGERGWSAREIEDLATSKGGVLVTHASGFALGRNIAGEVELLTIAVLPEAQGQGVGRDLLAAFEAQSGTAVAFLEVAEDNTPARALYERAGWRETGRRKGYYTRGPDRAVDAILMTKTLPGDFF; from the coding sequence GTGAGTTTCGAGTCGCTCGCCGCGATCCACGCCGGGGCATTTCCAGGCGAACGCGGCTGGTCGGCCCGTGAAATCGAGGACCTCGCCACGTCCAAAGGCGGCGTCCTCGTCACGCATGCGTCCGGTTTCGCGCTCGGCCGTAACATCGCGGGCGAGGTGGAGCTTCTGACCATCGCCGTGTTGCCCGAGGCCCAAGGGCAGGGCGTCGGACGTGACCTGCTCGCGGCTTTCGAGGCGCAGTCGGGGACTGCGGTCGCCTTCCTCGAGGTCGCCGAAGACAACACCCCGGCCCGCGCGCTTTATGAGCGGGCGGGATGGAGAGAGACGGGCCGCCGCAAAGGGTATTACACCCGAGGCCCGGACCGTGCCGTGGACGCGATTCTGATGACCAAGACGCTCCCCGGTGACTTTTTTTGA
- a CDS encoding purine-nucleoside phosphorylase, translated as MSDARSLAAAIRERAGEASVEMGFILGSGLGHLADAVEGTAIPYEDLTGFPHAGVSGHNPKLVIGDLLGHRIAIFGARSHYYEHGNAAAMRLPLEVLADLGAKKLFLTNAAGSTRPDIPPGELMMLSDHINFAGANPLIGEKTDRRFVPLGDAYSSAMRADLAKAAEAEGITLKDGTYAWFSGPSFETPAEIRAIKLLGGDAVGMSTVPEVILARFFGLEVAAVSAITNMAEGMSDEKLSHEHTKKQAVAGAEKLERLIRRYLSDMA; from the coding sequence ATGTCCGATGCCAGATCACTTGCCGCCGCGATCCGCGAGAGGGCAGGGGAGGCGTCCGTGGAAATGGGGTTCATCCTCGGATCGGGGCTTGGCCATCTGGCCGACGCGGTCGAAGGCACCGCGATCCCCTATGAGGACCTGACCGGCTTTCCCCATGCCGGGGTGTCCGGGCACAACCCGAAGCTGGTGATCGGCGACCTCCTTGGCCACCGGATCGCGATCTTCGGTGCACGCTCGCATTACTATGAACACGGCAATGCGGCAGCGATGCGCCTGCCGCTCGAGGTTCTGGCCGATCTCGGCGCGAAGAAACTGTTCCTCACCAATGCCGCCGGGTCCACCCGTCCCGACATTCCGCCGGGCGAGCTCATGATGCTCTCGGATCACATCAATTTCGCCGGGGCCAATCCGCTCATCGGTGAAAAGACCGACCGGCGCTTCGTGCCACTGGGCGACGCCTATTCCAGCGCCATGCGCGCGGATCTGGCCAAGGCTGCTGAGGCCGAGGGGATCACGCTCAAGGATGGCACCTATGCCTGGTTCTCGGGCCCGTCATTCGAAACGCCGGCCGAAATCAGGGCGATCAAGCTTCTGGGTGGCGATGCCGTCGGCATGTCCACCGTGCCTGAAGTCATCCTCGCCCGGTTCTTCGGGCTCGAGGTCGCGGCGGTGTCGGCCATCACCAACATGGCCGAGGGCATGTCGGACGAGAAACTGTCGCACGAACACACCAAGAAACAGGCCGTGGCCGGCGCCGAGAAACTCGAACGGCTGATCCGACGATATCTGTCCGACATGGCGTGA
- a CDS encoding sulfite exporter TauE/SafE family protein: MQIYLPIAEVSVNAFLLLGLGGLVGILSGMFGVGGGFLLTPLLFFIGIPPAIAVATGANQVVASSISGVLAHLKRKTVDLKMGTVLLGGGLVGAGLGVRLFAYLQSIGQVELLVTLSYVVFLGIIGGLMLIESVRALMRSRSNPVPKRRKHGIVHALPVKTRFRTSGLYISVIPPVLVGFFVGVLSAIMGVGGGFIMVPAMIYLLHMPTKVVIGTSLFQIIFVAAFTTLMHAWENHTVDLGLAVLLIVGGVIGAQVGTRIGMRIKAEQTRILLALLVLGVCLNLAFGLLVEPSELYSIGEE, translated from the coding sequence ATGCAAATCTATCTTCCCATCGCCGAGGTCTCGGTCAACGCCTTCCTCCTTCTTGGCCTTGGCGGGCTGGTCGGTATCCTGTCCGGCATGTTCGGGGTCGGCGGTGGCTTCCTTCTGACTCCGCTCCTGTTCTTCATCGGGATCCCGCCCGCCATCGCCGTGGCGACCGGCGCCAACCAGGTGGTGGCCTCGTCGATTTCCGGCGTGCTCGCCCACCTCAAACGCAAGACCGTGGACCTCAAGATGGGGACCGTCCTCTTGGGAGGCGGTCTGGTCGGGGCCGGTCTGGGCGTGCGGCTCTTCGCCTACCTGCAGTCCATCGGACAGGTCGAACTGCTCGTGACCCTGTCCTATGTCGTCTTCTTGGGCATCATCGGCGGGCTCATGTTGATCGAGAGCGTCCGCGCGCTGATGCGGTCGCGCTCGAACCCGGTGCCGAAGCGGCGCAAGCACGGGATCGTCCATGCGCTGCCGGTCAAGACCCGGTTTCGCACCTCGGGGCTCTATATCTCGGTCATCCCGCCGGTCCTCGTCGGCTTCTTTGTGGGGGTGCTGTCGGCCATCATGGGGGTCGGCGGCGGCTTCATCATGGTGCCAGCCATGATCTATCTCCTCCATATGCCGACGAAGGTGGTGATCGGGACGTCGCTCTTCCAGATCATCTTCGTCGCGGCCTTCACCACTCTGATGCACGCCTGGGAGAACCACACGGTCGATCTGGGGCTCGCGGTTCTGCTGATCGTCGGCGGTGTGATCGGTGCCCAGGTCGGCACCCGGATCGGCATGCGGATCAAGGCGGAACAGACGCGCATTCTTCTGGCGCTGCTGGTGTTGGGCGTCTGCCTCAACCTCGCCTTCGGCCTGTTGGTCGAGCCCTCCGAACTTTATTCGATCGGAGAGGAATGA
- a CDS encoding TIGR02186 family protein has protein sequence MRIFALLLILLTGAAQAQTEEDIVAGLSQNRVAIDATFVGSEILVFGAVKREAPAPEGALGVVIVVQGPNEPVTVRRKDRKFGIWVNAESVDVQEAPSFYAVATSGPFDEVLSVEDNRARLVSIDESVWVMDTDATDNEKAFADALIRIREDEDLYSRHESTVRVSQETLFDAAIQLPANVTEGLYQARIFLTREGRIIADQVSYVSVQKVGLERWVYNLAHDVPLVYGLLSLAIAIAAGWLASAAFRVFLRN, from the coding sequence ATGCGCATCTTCGCCCTTCTCCTGATCCTTCTCACCGGCGCGGCGCAGGCGCAGACCGAAGAGGATATCGTCGCGGGTCTGAGCCAGAACCGCGTCGCCATCGACGCCACCTTCGTGGGGTCCGAGATCCTCGTCTTCGGGGCGGTGAAGCGGGAAGCGCCAGCGCCCGAGGGGGCGCTGGGGGTGGTCATCGTCGTGCAGGGACCAAACGAACCCGTCACGGTGCGCCGAAAGGACCGGAAGTTCGGCATCTGGGTGAACGCGGAGAGCGTCGACGTGCAGGAGGCCCCGTCCTTCTATGCCGTCGCGACCTCCGGTCCTTTCGACGAGGTGTTGAGCGTCGAAGACAACCGGGCGCGGCTGGTGTCGATCGACGAAAGCGTCTGGGTCATGGATACCGATGCGACCGACAACGAAAAGGCCTTTGCCGATGCGCTCATTCGGATCCGGGAAGACGAAGACCTCTACTCGCGCCATGAAAGCACGGTCCGCGTTTCGCAGGAAACGCTGTTCGACGCAGCGATCCAGCTGCCCGCCAATGTGACCGAAGGCCTGTATCAGGCGCGCATCTTCCTGACCCGCGAAGGCCGGATCATCGCCGATCAGGTGTCCTATGTGAGCGTGCAGAAAGTCGGACTGGAGCGCTGGGTCTACAACCTCGCGCACGATGTGCCGCTGGTCTACGGGCTCCTGTCGCTCGCCATTGCCATCGCGGCCGGCTGGCTCGCTTCCGCCGCGTTCCGGGTCTTCCTGCGGAACTAG